One Dermatophagoides farinae isolate YC_2012a chromosome 6, ASM2471394v1, whole genome shotgun sequence genomic window carries:
- the LOC124493874 gene encoding phospholipid-transporting ATPase ABCA3: MSSTSTVSTKSSNSSTAGPETHLLSNRRQHRQNEGSAMHLYLKQMFILLWKSWIVRRVHYISTFFELVSPILLIFLFTYIYSNTNMKFGKPNDNSNNDNDEPGKLLATLDDDGTMKPAHRFRNPIHVIDFIAAMPITKKIYYTPDNQQTRRLLQTLVASLMNLPVEITDDKGEIIKTKVIPMDNVTAISNQMQNDLINSTMFDFDPTILGLNFREIDLKNAHLDYELLLPAKLTARISLNAYPNKITQAPKDYVDPWMIPLIDLTSRINREFVRQYSNMTIELNQLRLMRMPYPAYRDPKVSEFSVFDLLALFILISYTVFVPLIVKRITDEKSSKSKELLRMIGMADSVFWTTHFINYFIIILIHALSITIALVCFQNPMIVRSSLLLFFITFIMFGVQLVMFSMLITTVFNRPVLAVIVTTILWLTISVIIFRGWVPSINGDTVGNTCFTIRFFLSMLPMGSIMWFISILGIFESFDQSLTFETINSTTIGYGDLTTLIVMISVFISYFLYAFLIWYLDSVWPFQYGVPKHPWFLFEPSYWRPIKNKSSMNDDRPELNEQAFEPDPIGLQSAIEVRNITKTFSGNKIAVDNIWFNIYNHQLTVLLGHNGAGKSTTMNMITGIYPATAGNIYVNGYNVFTQTRLARQSIGLCTQENIIFPELTVFQHLKLFAILKNAKFTNVYQEVQRILNLLQLSDKCNVKASGLSGGMKRKLQLGMALIGPTEILILDEPTSGLDPEARRVIWDLLISLRREKTILLTTHYMEEADVLGDRIAIMSHGRIRCCGTPFFLKNAFGTGYQLRIEKQSAHFNSKGFLSIISHYAPTVSLKSEMESEVIYAFNQKNVQHSNSRQKESSDQIDKNDDDNDDDEKKQLIRQFPPLFRDLENNLKEYGINSFGLSYSTLEDVFLAVEDDDTILESELSKLGRLKNHRLNGDDKNDQSPKQPSLTPKSEMVTGFSLIVNQFLALFLKRFHYARRYWQMVVLQLVVPILIFFVAMRITAIFTRLNLQTKFDPIAMKTEQLYGPDTESYYQGGKTLYRSYERIFSDRDHGHVTFVGDLNSPVSYEDFIINQNDNNIGQFVQKVLFGMQDDGTKEPYKIWFNNEQTYSAWLSEKTFFDSLLEMNSPQDTKSKVGIDMTLQPIMIETQMNGQSQSMILSLVTSIMSWLITCLILLPIAFPFLAASYVLYPIKERTSKSKLLQMMSGVSPTIFWLSQFVFDLVYHLVAISVLYLFIYLFDSDKVFFDTSSKSSAEVLFVILFVFGIATIPLAYFFAYIFDVHSSGFTFVVIMFLIMGLIANLFWSILDIFVNNAGVELSSLYLDWTQSVLPIIRFIPIFSMLFGYQKLYKANMFVKMCKTLPSEELGHICNSTEDLGSMTKMVLGCCPNRCSKDDSCYDSGSFSFGKFGSGPEIYSLLGSGLLFMVLIILYENFQQYARKYFVRSIENLVYRIFRRNRPQPIQLAAIEDSDVCREKERIASILNDPVQRENSDLLIVHELTKHFGSFTAVDHLSFGVRHDECFGLLGINGAGKTTTFSMLTGDLFPSDGNAYMEGKINVINNLCRFQQNIGYCPQFDALLDNLTGVETLQLMGALRGIPFRRLTTEVNDLIRMVDLQTHASKRTETYSGGNKRKLSIAVSLIGNPRLLFLDEPTAGVDPSARRKIWRTLELIRNHFNSVIILTSHSMEECEALCSRIAIMVGGRFRCLGSTQHLRAKYGQGYTILIRLKRKHEMSDYADQCQQRIVAAIPSAQLSDHHQCLMTYQIADKSIRWSELFEIMAQLDEELRFEDYIISDTTLENIFILFARNQQRTQQQLQLQKMQSVTNKDNKKD; this comes from the exons ATGTCATCCACAAGTACGGTATcgacaaaatcatcaaattcatcaactgCCGGTCCTGAAACTCATCTACTATCTAATCGTAGACAACATCGTCAAAACGAAGGTTCAGCAATGCATctttatttgaaacaaatgtttattttattatggaAATCATGGATAGTACGTCGTGTGCATTATATATCAACATTTTTCGAATTGGTCAGTccaattttattgatatttttatttacatacatctattcaaatacaaatatgaaatttggaaaaccaaatgataattcaaacaatgacaatgatgaaccTGGCAAATTATTGGCTACacttgacgatgatggtacAATGAAACCGGCACATCGTTTCCGTAATCCAATTCATGTAATCGATTTTATCGCCGCAATGCCAATTACTAAAAAGATTTATTATACACCggataatcaacaaacacgACGTTTATTACAAACATTGGTCGCGTCATTGATGAATCTTCCAGTGGAAATTACAGATGACAAAggtgaaataataaaaacaaaagtcATACCAATGGATAACGTAACAGCaatttcgaatcaaatgcaaaatgatttgatcaataGTACCATGTTCGATTTTGATCCAACAATATTGGGTTTGAATTTTCGGGAAATTGATCTAAAAAATGCTCATCTTGATTATGAATTATTGTTGCCGGCAAAATTAACAGCGCGAATCAGTTTGAATGCCTatccaaacaaaataacTCAAGCACCAAAAGATTATGTAGACCCGTGGATGATACCTCTTATCGATTTAACAAGTCGTATAAATAGAGAATTTGTTCGCCAATATTCCAATATGacgattgaattgaatcaattacgATTGATGCGTATGCCATATCCAGCATATCGTGATCCAAAAGTATCTGAATTTTCCGTGTTCGATTTACTGGCATTGTTTATATTGATATCGTATACGGTGTTTGTACCATTGATTGTCAAACGTATAacagatgaaaaatcaaGCAAATCCAAAGAACTATTACGTATGATTGGTATGGCCGATTCAGTATTCTGGACCACTCATTTTATCAactattttatcattattttgattcatgCACTTTCTATTACGATTGCACTGGTTTGTTTCCAGAATCCAATGATTGTtcgttcatcattgttgttatttttcatcacattcaTAATGTTTGGAGTGCAATTGGTAATGTTTTCTATGCTAATCACGACCGTATTCAATAG ACCCGTGTTGGCTGTAATTGTCACAACAATCCTATGGTTAACAATCAGTGTAATTATCTTTCGTGGTTGGGTACCATCGATCAATGGCGATACTGTCGGTAATACATGTTTCactattcgattttttctatcaatgTTACCGATGGGATCGATTATGTGGTTCATATCAATACTGGGAATATTTGAAAGTTTTGATCAAAGTCTTACATTCGAAACAATTAATTCGACCACAATTGGATATGGCGATCTAACCACATTGATAGTGATGATTTcagtttttatttcttattTCCTATATGCATTCCTTATCTGGTATCTGGACAGTGTTTGGCCATTTCAATATGGTGTGCCAAAACATCCatggtttttatttgaacCATCATATTGGCGtccaataaaaaataaatcctCTATGAACGATGATCGAcctgaattgaatgaacaagCATTTGAACCAGATCCTATTGGCCTCCAATCAGCTATTGAAGTTCGTAatataacaaaaacattttccgGTAATAAAATCGCCGTCGATAATATATGGTTTAacatttataatcatcaattgaccGTATTACTTGGTCATAATGGTGCCGGTAAATCAACCACAATGAATATGATAACCGGAATTTATCCTGCAACGGCCGGTAATATCTACGTTAATGGTTATAATGTATTCACACAGACACGTTTGGCAAGACAAAGTATTGGCCTTTGTACTCAAGAAAATATTATATTTCCCGAATTGACAGTGTTTCAACATTTAAAATTGTTTGCCATATTGAAAAATGCTAAATTTACTAATGTTTATCAAGAAGTGCAACGTATATTGAATCTATTACAATTATCGGATAAATGCAATGTAAAAGCATCTGGTTTATCCGGTGGTATGAAACGTAAACTACAACTTGGTATGGCATTGATTGGACCTACCGAAATATTAATATTGGATGAACCAACATCTGGTCTTGATCCAGAAGCACGTCGTGTCATATGGGATTTACTTATTTCATTACGTCGTGAGAAGACAATTCTGTTGACCACTCATTATATGGAAGAAGCAGAT GTGTTGGGCGATCGTATTGCCATAATGAGTCATGGTCGAATTCGCTGTTGTGGTACGCCATTTTTCCTGAAAAATGCCTTCGGTACCGGTTATCAACTTCgtattgaaaaacaatctGCCCACTTTAATTCGAAAGGTTTCCTTTCCATCATTTCTCACTATGCACCAACAGTGAGCCTAAAATCAGAAATGGAATCCGAAGTAATCTATGCATTTAATCAGAAAAATGTCCAACATAGTAATAGTAGGCAAAAAGAATCATCGGAccaaattgataaaaatgatgatgataatgatgatgatgaaaaaaaacaattaattcGACAGTTCCCACCACTTTTTCGAGATTTGGAAAATAATCTTAAAGAATATggaatcaattcatttggttTGTCGTATTCAACATTGGAAGATGTATTCCTAGCCGTtgaggatgatgatacaatcCTAGAATCAGAACTTTCCAAGCTTGGCCGTCTAAAGAATCATCGTcttaatggtgatgataaaaatgatcagTCCCCAAAACAACCAAGTTTAACACCAAAATCCGAAATGGTCACTGGTTTTAGTCTAAttgtgaatcaatttttggcTCTATTTTTGAAACGATTTCATTATGCTCGACGTTATTGGCAAATGGTCGTTCTACAATTGGTTGTACCAATTTTAATATTCTTTGTGGCTATGCGTATCACTGCTATATTCACTCGTTTAAATTTGCAGACAAAATTTGATCCTATTGCAATGAAAACTGAACAACTATATGGACCAGATACGGAATCATATTATCAAGGTGGAAAAACGTTATATCGATCATATGAACGTATTTTTTCTGATCGTGACCATGGTCATGTTACCTTTGTTGGTGATTTGAATTCACCCGTATCGTATGaagattttatcattaatcaaaatgataataatattggaCAATTTGTACAAAAAGTTCTTTTTGGAATGCAAGATGATGGAACAAAAGAACCTTATAAAATCTGGttcaataatgaacaaactTATTCTGCTTGGTTAtctgaaaaaacattttttgattcactTCTCGAAATGAATAGTCCACAAGATACGAAATCAAAAGTTGGCATCGACATGACTTTGCAAccgataatgattgaaacacaaatgaatggacaatcacaatcgatgatattatcattagtAACCTCGATAATGTCATGGTTGATTACATGTCTCATTTTGTTACCGATTGCATTTCCATTTTTGGCAGCATCATATGTTCTTTATCCGATTAAAGAACGAACctcgaaatcaaaattattacaaatgaTGTCTGGTGTATCACCAACGATATTCTGGCTAAGTCAATTTGTATTCGATTTAGTCTATCATTTAGTGGCCATATCGGTTCTCTACCtatttatctatctattcGATTCGGATAAAGTGTTTTTCGATACTAGTTCCAAATCTTCAG CTGAAgtgttgtttgtcattttatttgtatttggTATCGCTACAATACCATTGGCATATTTTTTCGCCTACATTTTCGATGTTCATTCATCCGGATTCACATTCGTGGTCATCATGTTTTTAATCATGGGCCTGATTGCCAATTTATTCTGGAGCattttggatatttttgTCAATAATGCTGGTGTTGAactttcatcattgtatttaGATTGGACACAATCAGTATTACCGATTATTCGATTCATACcgatattttcaatgttatttGGCTATCAAAAACTGTACAAAGCAAACATGTTTGTAAAAATGTGTAAAACATTGCCCAGTGAAGAGTTAGGCCACATATGTAATTCGACCGAGGACCTTGGAAGCATGACAAAAATGGTGCTAGGATGTTGTCCAAATCGTTGTAGCAAAGATGATTCCTGCTATGATTCTGgtagtttttcatttggaaaatttgGTTCTGGTCCCGAAATCTATTCATTACTAGGATCTGGTCTACTTTTTATGgtattgatcattttatatgaaaattttcaacaatatgCACGTAAATATTTCGTACgttcaattgaaaatctaGTGTACAGAATATTTCGACGAAATCGACCACAGCCCATACAATTGGCAGCTATTGAAGATTCTGATGTTTGTCGAGAAAAAGAACGTATCGCATCGATTCTAAATGATCCAGTTCAACGTGAAAATTCTGACCTATTGATCGTACATGAATTGACCAAACATTTTGGTTCGTTCACCGCTGTCGATCATCTTAGTTTCGGTGTACGtcatgatgaatgttttggATTGTTGGGTATTAATGGTGCTGGTAAAACtacaacattttcaatgttaaCTGGTGATCTATTTCCAAGTGATGGTAATGCCTATATGGAGGGCAAAATCAATGTGATCAACAATTTGTGCCGATTTCAGCAAAACATTGGTTATTGCCCACAATTCGATGCATTATTGGATAATTTAACCGGAGTGGAAACACTTCAATTGATGGGTGCACTACGTGGTATTCCATTTCGACGACTAACAACCGAAGTTAATGATCTGATTCGAATGGTTGATCTACAAACACATGCAAGCAAACGAACCGAAACATATAGTGGCGGtaacaaacgaaaattatcaattgcTGTATCGTTGATTGGTAATCCACGATTATTGTTTCTGGATGAACCGACTGCTGGTGTTGATCCAAGTGCAAGAAGAAAGATATGGCGCACACTTGAGCTTATTCGTAATCATTTCAATAGTGTTATCATATTGACATCACACTCGATGGAAGAATGTGAAGCACTTTGTTCCCGGATAGCCATCATGGTTGGTGGACGTTTCCGTTGTCTTGGATCCACACAACATTTACGTGCAAAATATGGACAAGGATACACGATCTTGATTCGTTTGAAACGTAAACATGAAATGAGTGATTATGCTGATCAATGTCAACAACGAATCGTTGCAGCCATACCATCGGCACAATtaagtgatcatcatcaatgctTAATGACATATCAGATTGCCGATAAATCGATTCGATGGTCcgaattatttgaaataatgGCCCAATTAGATGAAGAATTACGATTCGAAGATTATATTATATCCGATACAAcattggaaaatattttcattttgttcgcaagaaatcaacaacgaactcaacaacaactacaactacAAAAGATGCAATCAGTCACTAATAAAGATAATAAGAAGGATTAA
- the LOC124493895 gene encoding uncharacterized protein LOC124493895, whose translation MSDSVDNKNVTADDNTTVAAASETKVEVESSSTNEQVAADVSKNSEIKSATESDTKTEIEEERSTTTTKGEEKMDVDESKDVISAETAKETSVTVKQEEESNTNNNIQQQPSSEMKIVDAKTQQIGAGGGGDSQTNVKSNDEKSTTVTNNSTSESAANNEQNNKISSNNKSGTSDATAAANKENQQQPAPPSSTKKNKCDLSKLPIRQYMDATVVPSLLSGLSLLAKERPPKPLEFLAKFLLQKSKEQEQEQ comes from the exons ATGTCCGATTcagttgataataaaaatgtaacGGCCGATGACAATACcactgttgctgctgcttctGAAACGAAAGTTGAAGTTGAATCTTCATCAACCAATGAACAAGTAGCAGCAGATGTTTCGAAAAATTCGGAAATAAAATCAGCAACAGAAAGCGATACAAAAACTGAAATTGAAGAAGAAAgatcgacaacaacgacaaaaggTGAAGAGAAAATGGACGTTGAT GAATCAAAAGATGTCATCTCTGCTGAAACCGCAAAAGAAACATCTGTAACTGTTAAACAAGAAGAGGAATCTAataccaataataatatacaaCAGCAGCCATCatctgaaatgaaaatcgttGATGCGAAAACTCAACAAAttggtgctggtggtggtggtgattcaCAAACGAATGTCAAATCGAATGACGAAAAATCGACAACTGTCACAAATAATTCTACAAGTGAATCGGCTgcaaataatgaacaaaacaataagaTTAGCAGCAACAATAAATCTGGTACCAGTGATGCAACAGCAGCTGCtaataaagaaaatcaacAGCAACCAGCACCACCATCATCCACCAAAAAGAATAAATGCGATCTAAGCAAACTTCCTATACGACAATATATGGATGCAACCGTTgtaccatcattattgagTGGCCTATCATTATTGGCTAAAGAACGACCACCAAAACCATTGGAATTTTtggcaaaatttttattgcaAAAATCTAAAGAACAGGAACAAGAACAGTGA
- the LOC124493889 gene encoding lachesin — translation MFTMFTTIPVLIILAWFDSFSLINAQRNPTISFISKDKVVNIGDNLELKCQAQDAESYPVAWTKLSPSADQEQVFISKGQSIIIPSNRHQILYDDRDSTYTLLIEKIQEIDVGIYRCEITTAVNTKIWADVPVIVRIPPVIADNSTRSVITAVGERVTLKCYASGYPTPMISWRREKNRLLPNQMAFYKGNNLTIDHVTKDDRGTYYCVADNGVGQGARRNIGVEVEFPPFVRAGRSLVKQALQYDADLHCHIEAFPSPSIQWYKDGQVINDNQHYQINTFVRTDEFIDTTLRVRRIEKRLFGIYVCQANNKLGTNQTMIELSESVNIVCPPACDVGFYISGAASYHHQFLSSSIIIFISVSIVWR, via the coding sequence ATGTTCACAATGTTTACCACAATCCCGGTATTGATCATCTTGGCTTggtttgattcattttcactaATCAATGCACAACGTAATCCAACGATATCATTCATTAGTAAAGATAAAGTGGTCAATATTGGTGATAATCTCGAATTGAAATGTCAGGCACAAGATGCTGAAAGTTATCCGGTTGCCTGGACAAAGCTAAGTCCATCGGCTGATCAAGAACAAGTATTCATATCGAAAGgacaatcgataataataccAAGTAATCGTCATCAAATCCTGTATGATGATCGGGATTCAACATatacattattgattgaaaaaattcaagaaattGATGTCGGTATTTATCGTTGTGAAATAACAACAGCAGTGAATACGAAAATATGGGCCGATGTACCGGTTATTGTACGTATACCACCGGTTATAGCAGATAATTCCACCCGGTCGGTTATAACGGCTGTTGGTGAACGTGTTACATTAAAATGTTATGCATCCGGTTACCCAACACCAATGATTAGTTGGCGacgggaaaaaaatcgtcTTCTACCGAATCAGATGGCTTTCTACAAGGGCAATAATCTTACCATTGATCATGTGACTAAAGATGATCGTGGAACATATTATTGTGTTGCAGATAACGGTGTTGGACAAGGGGCACGTCGTAATATTGGTGTCGAAGTAGAATTTCCACCGTTCGTACGAGCTGGACGATCATTAGTGAAACAAGCTTTACAATATGATGCCGATCTACATTGTCACATTGAAGCATTTCCATCGCCATCGATTCAATGGTATAAAGATGGTCAAGtcattaatgataatcaacattatcagaTCAATACTTTTGTACGTACCGATGAATTCATCGATACAACATTACGTGTACGAAGGATTGAAAAACGTCTATTCGGTATTTATGTATGTCAGGCGAATAATAAATTGGGTACAAATCAAACGATGATAGAATTATCAGAATCGGTCAACATTGTTTGTCCACCGGCTTGTGATGTTGGTTTCTATATAAGTGGCGCCGcctcatatcatcatcaatttttatcatcatcgatcattatCTTTATTAGTGTGTCCATTGTTTGGAGATAA
- the Fbxo42 gene encoding F-box protein 42 isoform X1: MGGNSSGESCSIIIDSKKSKSQTTIENLPTLAIEFILSQLTYYQLLQIRLVSRHWYSLIQEYLSRADRNFFINLTNYRVQWVAVKEQVKYCNQHQSQKSTAANAEFKYELNLNSSKKLRTIPRMSPRLHHLACYVDNYMYVYGGCVSLTTTYNDLWRFDTTSKHWSRIVAEGTLPLPRLFGSLSLYNCHENNGNGVQIRKQYLVLFGGIVFNDKLQPPTFDDRDRLLKTIHLFDIQSNRWTLIQINGSIELKSCHHTATIVGDELIIACNGHSFVNERPIDGSDAAASLFVFDLRKHCWRCQRTVGPMPTALLFNSARVIPPMATPAMILQSAKELFCSRTRAIPNSFIMDDHHILYISHVSNYSQQASPSASLLKRTGRCQQWPNCLECRQMADDANDADDDNDNNGSSGHHNNNDNNQTPWQWQPIDLSNVEPDLKCGNICIINNRLLAYLSVKNRYFYESKSTKHAMFSQPPAPPIISQPANAMNNNTLITTSTSNPVHPVDKRSILHERRIEKLDYYKRYYEDRIYRNNAANRLNNENQRQYSPITMNRNYNVTQKITLQLHLLDITEVISHRRIRKLRPIRSMDYTVAPNAFNYYSLVATPESLILFGGYFVDEMYKDIQNRLFLLVSKPETSID; this comes from the exons ATGGGAGGAAATTCTTCCGGAGAATCttgttcaatcattattgattcgaaaaaatcCAAGTCACAAACAACTATTGAAAATCTACCAACGTTGgccattgaatttattctaAGTCAATTAACctattatcaattattacaAATTCGACTTGTATCTCGTCATTGGTATTCTTTAATTCAAG AATATCTGTCACGAGCGGAtcgtaattttttcattaatctaACCAATTATCGTGTGCAATGGGTTGCCGTAAAAGAACAAGTCAAATATTgtaatcaacatcaatcgCAGAAATCAACAGCAGCCAATGCCGAATTCAAATACGAATTGAATCTaaattcatcgaaaaaattacGAACAATTCCACGAATGTCACCAAGACTTCATCATCTGGCTTGTTATGTTGACAATTACATGTATGTTTATGGTGGATGTGTATCATTGACCACTACGTATAATGATCTTTGGCGTTTCGATACGACAAGCAAACATTGGTCACGAATTGTTGCCGAAGGAACTTTGCCACTACCACGTTTGTTTGGCTCATTATCTCTATACAATTGTCATGAAAATAATGGTAACGGTGTCCAAATCCGTAAACAATATCTCGTACTGTTTGGTGGAATTGTTTTCAACGATAAACTACAGCCAccaacatttgatgatcgtGATCGTCTTCTCAAAACAATACATTTATTcgatattcaatcaaatcgatgGACACTAATCCAGATTAACGGTTCGATCGAATTGAAATCCTGTCATCACACGGCAACAATTGTTGGTGATGAACTAATCATTGCTTGTAATGGCCATAGCTTCGTTAATGAGCGCCCTATCGATGGTAGCGATGCAGCAGCCTCCTTATTTGTATTCGATTTACGAAAACATTGTTGGCGTTGTCAACGTACAGTAGGACCTATGCCAAcagcattattattcaattctgCACGTGTCATTCCACCAATGGCCACACCGGCAATGATATTACAATCAGCTAAAGAATTATTCTGTAGTCGTACACGTGCCAtaccaaattcattcataatggatgatcatcatatattgtATATAAGTCATGTATCAAATTATTCACAACAAGCATCACCTTCTGCATCCCTATTAAAACGTACTGGCCGTTGTCAACAATGGCCAAATTGTCTGGAATGTCGACAAATGGCCGATGACGCTAATGacgctgatgatgataatgataataatggtagcAGTGgtcaccataataataatgataataatcaaacaccATGGCAATGGCAACCCATTGATTTATCAAATGTTGAACCTGATCTCAAATGTGGCAATATCTGTATCATTAACAATCGTTTATTGGCTTATTTATCGGTgaaaaatcgatatttttatgaatcaaaatcaacaaaacatgCCATGTTCAGTCAACCACCAGCACCACCCATAATATCGCAACCAGCCAAtgcaatgaataataatactttgattacaacatcaacatcgaatCCAGTACATCCAGTGGATAAACGTTCAATTTTACATGAACGtcgtattgaaaaattggattATTATAAACGTTATTATGAAGATCGAATCTATCGTAATAACGCAGCCAACCGTTTGAATAATGAGAATCAACGACAATATTcaccaataacaatgaatCGCAATTATAATGTAACACAAAAAATTACATTACAATTACATCTACTAGACATTACAGAGGTGATTAGTCACCGAAGAATACGAAAACTTCGTCCCATACGTTCAATGGATTATACAGTGGCACCAAAtgcattcaattattattcattagtGGCAACACCTGAATCACTGATACTATTCGGTGGTTATTTTGTCGATGAAATGTATAAAGATATACAGAATAGACTATTCTTACTTGTATCGAAACCAGAAACAAGTATCGATTAA
- the Fbxo42 gene encoding F-box protein 42 isoform X2 yields MGGNSSGESCSIIIDSKKSKSQTTIENLPTLAIEFILSQLTYYQLLQIRLVSRHWYSLIQEYLSRADRNFFINLTNYRVQWVAVKEQVKYCNQHQSQKSTAANAEFKYELNLNSSKKLRTIPRMSPRLHHLACYVDNYMYVYGGCVSLTTTYNDLWRFDTTSKHWSRIVAEGTLPLPRLFGSLSLYNCHENNGNGVQIRKQYLVLFGGIVFNDKLQPPTFDDRDRLLKTIHLFDIQSNRWTLIQINGSIELKSCHHTATIVGDELIIACNGHSFVNERPIDGSDAAASLFVFDLRKHCWRCQRTVGPMPTALLFNSARVIPPMATPAMILQSAKELFCSRTRAIPNSFIMDDHHILYISHVSNYSQQASPSASLLKRTGRCQQWPNCLECRQMADDANDADDDNDNNGSSGHHNNNDNNQTPWQWQPIDLSNVEPDLKCGNICIINNRLLAYLSVKNRYFYESKSTKHAMFSQPPAPPIISQPANAMNNNTLITTSTSNPVHPVDKRSILHEHITEVISHRRIRKLRPIRSMDYTVAPNAFNYYSLVATPESLILFGGYFVDEMYKDIQNRLFLLVSKPETSID; encoded by the exons ATGGGAGGAAATTCTTCCGGAGAATCttgttcaatcattattgattcgaaaaaatcCAAGTCACAAACAACTATTGAAAATCTACCAACGTTGgccattgaatttattctaAGTCAATTAACctattatcaattattacaAATTCGACTTGTATCTCGTCATTGGTATTCTTTAATTCAAG AATATCTGTCACGAGCGGAtcgtaattttttcattaatctaACCAATTATCGTGTGCAATGGGTTGCCGTAAAAGAACAAGTCAAATATTgtaatcaacatcaatcgCAGAAATCAACAGCAGCCAATGCCGAATTCAAATACGAATTGAATCTaaattcatcgaaaaaattacGAACAATTCCACGAATGTCACCAAGACTTCATCATCTGGCTTGTTATGTTGACAATTACATGTATGTTTATGGTGGATGTGTATCATTGACCACTACGTATAATGATCTTTGGCGTTTCGATACGACAAGCAAACATTGGTCACGAATTGTTGCCGAAGGAACTTTGCCACTACCACGTTTGTTTGGCTCATTATCTCTATACAATTGTCATGAAAATAATGGTAACGGTGTCCAAATCCGTAAACAATATCTCGTACTGTTTGGTGGAATTGTTTTCAACGATAAACTACAGCCAccaacatttgatgatcgtGATCGTCTTCTCAAAACAATACATTTATTcgatattcaatcaaatcgatgGACACTAATCCAGATTAACGGTTCGATCGAATTGAAATCCTGTCATCACACGGCAACAATTGTTGGTGATGAACTAATCATTGCTTGTAATGGCCATAGCTTCGTTAATGAGCGCCCTATCGATGGTAGCGATGCAGCAGCCTCCTTATTTGTATTCGATTTACGAAAACATTGTTGGCGTTGTCAACGTACAGTAGGACCTATGCCAAcagcattattattcaattctgCACGTGTCATTCCACCAATGGCCACACCGGCAATGATATTACAATCAGCTAAAGAATTATTCTGTAGTCGTACACGTGCCAtaccaaattcattcataatggatgatcatcatatattgtATATAAGTCATGTATCAAATTATTCACAACAAGCATCACCTTCTGCATCCCTATTAAAACGTACTGGCCGTTGTCAACAATGGCCAAATTGTCTGGAATGTCGACAAATGGCCGATGACGCTAATGacgctgatgatgataatgataataatggtagcAGTGgtcaccataataataatgataataatcaaacaccATGGCAATGGCAACCCATTGATTTATCAAATGTTGAACCTGATCTCAAATGTGGCAATATCTGTATCATTAACAATCGTTTATTGGCTTATTTATCGGTgaaaaatcgatatttttatgaatcaaaatcaacaaaacatgCCATGTTCAGTCAACCACCAGCACCACCCATAATATCGCAACCAGCCAAtgcaatgaataataatactttgattacaacatcaacatcgaatCCAGTACATCCAGTGGATAAACGTTCAATTTTACATGAAC ACATTACAGAGGTGATTAGTCACCGAAGAATACGAAAACTTCGTCCCATACGTTCAATGGATTATACAGTGGCACCAAAtgcattcaattattattcattagtGGCAACACCTGAATCACTGATACTATTCGGTGGTTATTTTGTCGATGAAATGTATAAAGATATACAGAATAGACTATTCTTACTTGTATCGAAACCAGAAACAAGTATCGATTAA